The following proteins come from a genomic window of Pseudomonas sp. J452:
- a CDS encoding polynucleotide adenylyltransferase PcnB, whose translation MLKKLFKSFRSPLKRKAHPRSTPEVLSSRQHALQRAKFSRNAVNVVERLQHAGYQAYLVGGCVRDLLLGLQPKDFDVATSATPEQVRAEFRNARVIGRRFKLAHVHFGREIIEVATFRANHPVGDDEEDSHLSSRNESGRILRDNVYGSLEDDAQRRDFTINALYFDVSGERILDYAHGVHDIRNRLIRLIGDPEQRYLEDPVRMLRAVRFAAKLDFDIEKHSAAPIRQLASKLRDIPSARLFDEVLKLFLAGYAEHTFDLLVEYDLFAPLFPASAAALKRDPDYTGTLIRQALANTDDRIAQGKPVTPAFLFAALLWPALPARVLQLQERGMPPIPAMQEAAHDLIAEQCQRIAIPKRFTLPIREIWDMQERLPRRSGKRADLLLENPRFRAGYDFLLLREDAGEETDGLGDWWTDYQDATDSERRSMIRDLSNRQEEAGEGPAKKRRRGGRNKRRGPRTDAPAGE comes from the coding sequence ATGCTGAAAAAGCTGTTCAAGTCCTTCCGCTCGCCCCTCAAGCGCAAAGCCCATCCACGCAGCACCCCCGAGGTTCTGAGCAGCCGCCAGCACGCCCTGCAGCGGGCGAAGTTCAGCCGCAATGCGGTGAACGTGGTGGAGCGTCTGCAGCATGCCGGCTACCAGGCCTACCTGGTCGGTGGCTGCGTGCGCGACTTGCTGCTCGGCCTGCAACCCAAGGACTTCGACGTCGCCACCAGCGCCACGCCGGAACAGGTTCGCGCCGAGTTCCGCAACGCCCGGGTGATCGGCCGCCGCTTCAAGCTGGCGCACGTGCACTTCGGCCGCGAGATCATCGAAGTCGCCACCTTCCGCGCCAACCACCCTGTGGGTGATGACGAGGAAGACAGCCACCTGTCCTCGCGCAACGAGAGCGGACGTATCCTGCGTGACAACGTCTATGGCAGCCTGGAGGACGACGCCCAGCGCCGCGACTTCACCATCAATGCGCTGTATTTCGACGTCAGCGGCGAGCGCATCCTCGACTACGCCCATGGCGTGCACGACATCCGCAATCGCCTGATCCGCCTGATCGGCGATCCCGAGCAGCGCTACCTGGAAGATCCGGTGCGCATGCTGCGCGCCGTGCGTTTCGCCGCCAAACTCGACTTCGATATCGAGAAGCACAGCGCCGCGCCGATCCGCCAGCTGGCCTCGAAGCTGCGCGACATCCCCTCGGCGCGCCTGTTCGACGAAGTGCTCAAGCTGTTCCTCGCCGGTTACGCCGAACACACCTTCGACCTGCTGGTCGAGTACGACCTGTTCGCCCCGCTGTTCCCCGCCAGCGCTGCCGCGCTCAAGCGCGACCCGGACTACACCGGCACGCTGATCCGCCAGGCCCTGGCCAATACCGACGATCGCATCGCCCAGGGCAAGCCAGTCACTCCGGCCTTCCTGTTTGCCGCCCTGCTCTGGCCGGCCCTGCCGGCGCGCGTGCTGCAACTGCAGGAGCGCGGCATGCCGCCGATTCCGGCGATGCAGGAAGCAGCGCACGACCTGATCGCCGAGCAGTGCCAGCGCATCGCCATTCCCAAGCGCTTCACCCTGCCGATCCGCGAGATCTGGGACATGCAGGAGCGCCTGCCACGGCGCAGCGGCAAGCGTGCCGACCTGCTGCTGGAGAACCCGCGCTTCCGCGCCGGCTACGACTTCCTGCTGCTGCGCGAAGATGCCGGTGAAGAAACCGACGGCCTGGGCGACTGGTGGACCGACTACCAGGATGCTACCGACAGCGAACGCCGCAGCATGATCCGCGACCTCAGCAATCGCCAGGAAGAAGCCGGTGAAGGCCCGGCCAAAAAGCGCCGCCGTGGCGGGCGCAACAAGCGCCGCGGCCCGCGTACCGACGCGCCTGCCGGCGAATAA
- the folK gene encoding 2-amino-4-hydroxy-6-hydroxymethyldihydropteridine diphosphokinase — protein sequence MERVYLGLGSNLAEPLQQLRAALTAIARLPGSQLAAVSSFYASDPLGPPDQPRYVNAVAALDTSLAPLELLDALQAIELQQGRVRKDERWGPRTLDLDILLFGQRRLAEERLTVPHYHMHARAFVLYPLAEIAADLQLPDGRHLRDLLAACPYTGLERLAAPQVTP from the coding sequence GTGGAACGCGTCTACCTCGGGCTCGGCAGTAACCTGGCCGAGCCCCTGCAGCAACTGCGCGCCGCCCTGACGGCCATCGCCCGCCTGCCGGGCAGCCAGTTGGCGGCAGTCTCCTCCTTCTATGCCAGCGACCCATTGGGCCCGCCCGACCAGCCACGCTACGTGAACGCGGTGGCCGCACTGGATACCAGCCTCGCGCCGCTGGAACTGCTCGACGCCCTGCAAGCCATCGAACTGCAGCAGGGCCGCGTGCGCAAGGATGAACGCTGGGGGCCACGCACTCTTGACCTCGACATCCTGCTGTTCGGCCAACGCCGCCTCGCCGAAGAACGCCTGACCGTGCCGCATTACCACATGCATGCGCGAGCCTTTGTGCTCTATCCGCTGGCGGAAATCGCCGCCGACCTGCAGTTGCCCGATGGCCGCCATCTGCGCGACTTACTGGCGGCCTGCCCCTACACGGGCCTGGAGCGGCTAGCCGCGCCACAGGTAACGCCGTAA
- the panB gene encoding 3-methyl-2-oxobutanoate hydroxymethyltransferase — protein sequence MPDTTVSTLLGLKQKGEKIAMLTAYDATFAQAACQAGVDVLLVGDSLGMVLQGHDSTLPVSVTDMAYHTAAVKRGNQGALILSDLPFMAYATLEQTFASCAALMQAGAHMVKLEGAAWLAEPIRQLAERGVPVCAHLGLTPQAVNVFGGYKVQGRGDAAARQLRADAMALEQAGAAMVLLECVPSELAAEISQALKIPVIGIGAGAATDGQVLVLHDMLGLSLTGRAPKFVKNFMQGQPNIPAALAAYVKAVKDVSFPAEEHGFSA from the coding sequence ATGCCTGATACAACCGTAAGCACCCTGCTGGGCCTCAAGCAGAAAGGCGAGAAGATCGCCATGCTGACCGCCTACGATGCCACCTTCGCCCAGGCAGCCTGCCAGGCCGGCGTGGACGTGCTGCTGGTCGGCGACTCCCTCGGCATGGTCCTGCAGGGCCATGACAGCACCCTGCCAGTCAGTGTCACCGACATGGCCTATCACACCGCCGCGGTCAAACGCGGCAACCAGGGTGCACTGATCCTCAGCGATCTGCCGTTCATGGCCTATGCCACCCTGGAACAGACCTTCGCCAGCTGCGCCGCGCTGATGCAGGCCGGTGCGCATATGGTCAAGCTGGAAGGCGCGGCCTGGCTGGCCGAGCCGATCCGCCAGCTGGCCGAACGCGGTGTGCCGGTGTGCGCCCACCTGGGCCTCACCCCGCAGGCAGTCAACGTGTTCGGTGGTTACAAGGTGCAGGGCCGCGGTGACGCCGCCGCGCGCCAGCTGCGTGCCGATGCCATGGCTCTGGAGCAAGCCGGCGCCGCCATGGTCCTGCTCGAATGCGTGCCCAGCGAGCTGGCTGCCGAGATCAGTCAGGCACTGAAGATTCCGGTGATCGGTATCGGCGCAGGCGCGGCTACCGACGGCCAGGTCCTGGTGCTGCACGACATGCTCGGCCTGTCCCTGACCGGTCGCGCGCCGAAGTTCGTGAAGAACTTCATGCAAGGCCAGCCGAACATCCCGGCCGCCCTGGCTGCCTACGTCAAGGCGGTGAAGGACGTCAGTTTCCCCGCCGAGGAGCACGGATTCTCCGCATGA
- the panC gene encoding pantoate--beta-alanine ligase: MNTVKSVLELRAAVARARGEGKRIAFVPTMGNLHEGHIALVEKAGQRADFVVASIFVNPLQFGPNEDLAKYPRTLLADQEKLVAAGCHLLFHPDVEEMYPNGMDGQTLVSVRGVSEGLCGGSRPGHFDGVATVVSKLFNMVQPDLAIFGEKDFQQLAVIRTLVRDLNMPIQIMGEATVRAADGLALSSRNGYLNEEQRASAPALYRTLNQLAEAIRGGRRDFAELESEGKAALGDAGFRPDYLEIREAGSLRAASATDSQLVILGAAFMGATRLIDNLAFEL; the protein is encoded by the coding sequence ATGAACACCGTCAAGAGCGTACTCGAACTGCGCGCCGCCGTGGCGCGCGCGCGTGGCGAAGGCAAGCGCATCGCCTTCGTGCCGACCATGGGCAACCTGCACGAGGGCCATATCGCCCTGGTGGAGAAGGCCGGCCAACGCGCCGACTTCGTGGTCGCCAGCATCTTCGTCAACCCGCTGCAGTTCGGCCCCAACGAAGACCTGGCCAAGTACCCGCGCACCCTGCTCGCCGACCAGGAAAAACTGGTCGCCGCCGGTTGCCACCTGCTGTTCCACCCGGATGTAGAAGAGATGTACCCCAACGGCATGGACGGCCAGACCCTGGTCAGCGTGCGCGGGGTTTCCGAAGGCCTGTGTGGCGGCAGCCGCCCCGGCCACTTCGATGGTGTCGCCACCGTGGTGAGCAAGCTGTTCAACATGGTTCAACCGGATCTGGCGATCTTCGGCGAGAAGGACTTCCAGCAGCTGGCGGTAATCCGCACCCTGGTGCGCGACCTCAACATGCCGATCCAGATCATGGGCGAAGCGACCGTACGCGCCGCCGATGGCCTGGCCCTGTCGTCGCGCAACGGCTACCTGAACGAGGAGCAGCGCGCCAGCGCACCCGCCCTGTACCGCACCCTGAACCAGCTGGCCGAAGCCATCCGCGGTGGCCGACGCGACTTCGCCGAGCTCGAGAGCGAAGGCAAGGCCGCCCTCGGCGACGCGGGCTTTCGCCCCGACTACCTGGAAATCCGCGAAGCCGGCAGCCTGCGCGCGGCCAGCGCCACGGACAGCCAACTGGTGATTCTCGGTGCGGCGTTCATGGGCGCTACACGGCTGATCGACAACCTGGCTTTCGAGCTCTGA
- the panD gene encoding aspartate 1-decarboxylase: MHAIMLKAKLHRAIVTHAVLDYEGSCAIDGEWLDLSGIREYEQIQLYNVDNGERFTTYAIRGEEGSKIISVNGAAAHKAGVGHRLIICAYAHYSEAELANFQPRVLYMGADGELSHTSNAIPVQVA; this comes from the coding sequence ATGCACGCCATCATGCTCAAGGCCAAACTGCACCGCGCCATCGTCACCCATGCGGTGCTCGACTACGAAGGTTCCTGCGCCATCGACGGCGAATGGCTGGACCTCTCCGGCATCCGCGAATATGAGCAGATCCAGCTGTACAACGTGGACAACGGCGAACGCTTCACCACCTACGCCATCCGCGGCGAGGAAGGTTCGAAGATCATCTCGGTCAACGGTGCTGCCGCGCACAAGGCCGGCGTCGGCCACCGCCTGATCATCTGCGCCTACGCCCACTACAGCGAGGCCGAGCTGGCCAACTTCCAGCCGCGCGTTCTCTATATGGGCGCCGATGGCGAGCTGAGCCACACCAGCAACGCGATTCCCGTACAGGTCGCCTGA
- the pgi gene encoding glucose-6-phosphate isomerase, with product MAYHQHPLDVTTLPAWQALRQHREDMQQFSMRDAFASDAKRFERFSMSTSGLFLDYSKNLISQQTRDLLVNLAKEAGLEQAIEALFNGEQLNASEGRPALHTALRRPIGDCVKVDGVNVMPDVHRVLHQMTDIVGRIHSNMWRGYSDKTITDVVNIGIGGSFLGPQLVSEALLPFTQHGVRCHYLANIDGSEFHELAAKLNAETTLFIVSSKSFSTLETLKNAQAARTWYLARGGTEEKLYRHFIAVTSNKEAAIAFGIREKNVFPMWDWVGGRYSLWSAIGLPIALAIGMSNFKELLSGAYSMDTHFRSTPFDKNMPVLLALLGVWYGNFWGAQSHAILPYDHYLRNITKHLQQLDMESNGKRVRQDGSPVSTDTGPVIWGGVGCNGQHAYHQLLHQGTQLIPADFIVPVVSYNPVADHHQWLYANCLSQSQALMLGKCRNEAEAELRANGLSEDEVQRLAPHKVIPGNRPSNTLVLERISPRRLGALVAMYEHKVFVQSVIWGINAFDQWGVELGKELGKGVYQRLTAWDAAPAEDASTQGLIDFFRGRHRG from the coding sequence ATGGCGTACCACCAGCACCCGCTCGACGTCACCACCCTGCCCGCCTGGCAGGCCCTGCGCCAGCACCGCGAGGACATGCAGCAGTTCAGCATGCGCGATGCCTTCGCCAGCGACGCCAAGCGTTTCGAGCGCTTCTCCATGAGCACCAGCGGCCTGTTCCTCGACTACTCGAAGAACCTGATCAGCCAGCAGACCCGCGACCTGCTGGTCAACCTGGCCAAGGAAGCCGGCCTCGAACAGGCCATCGAGGCGCTGTTCAATGGCGAGCAGCTGAATGCCTCGGAAGGCCGCCCGGCCCTGCACACCGCCCTGCGCCGGCCGATCGGCGACTGCGTCAAGGTCGATGGGGTCAACGTGATGCCCGACGTGCACCGCGTGCTGCACCAGATGACCGACATAGTCGGGCGCATCCACAGCAACATGTGGCGCGGCTACAGCGACAAGACCATCACCGACGTGGTCAACATCGGCATAGGCGGCTCCTTCCTCGGCCCGCAGCTGGTCTCCGAAGCGCTGCTGCCGTTCACCCAGCACGGCGTGCGCTGCCACTACCTGGCCAATATCGACGGCAGCGAGTTCCATGAACTGGCCGCCAAGCTGAACGCCGAAACCACTTTGTTCATCGTTTCCAGCAAATCCTTCAGTACCCTGGAAACCCTGAAGAACGCCCAGGCCGCGCGCACCTGGTACCTGGCCCGCGGCGGCACCGAGGAGAAGCTCTACCGCCACTTCATCGCCGTCACCAGCAACAAGGAAGCGGCGATCGCCTTCGGCATCCGCGAGAAGAACGTCTTCCCCATGTGGGACTGGGTCGGCGGGCGCTACTCGCTGTGGTCGGCCATCGGCCTGCCAATCGCCCTGGCCATCGGCATGTCCAACTTCAAGGAACTGCTGTCCGGTGCCTACAGCATGGACACGCATTTCCGTAGCACCCCGTTCGACAAGAACATGCCGGTGCTGCTGGCCCTGCTCGGCGTGTGGTATGGCAACTTCTGGGGCGCGCAGAGCCACGCGATCCTGCCGTACGACCATTACCTGCGCAACATCACCAAGCACCTGCAGCAGCTGGACATGGAGTCCAACGGCAAGCGCGTGCGCCAGGACGGCAGCCCAGTCAGCACCGACACCGGTCCGGTGATCTGGGGCGGCGTCGGCTGCAACGGCCAGCATGCCTACCACCAGTTGTTGCACCAGGGCACCCAGCTGATTCCGGCCGACTTCATCGTGCCGGTGGTCAGCTACAACCCGGTGGCCGACCACCACCAGTGGCTGTACGCCAACTGCCTGTCGCAGAGCCAGGCGCTGATGCTCGGCAAATGCCGCAACGAGGCCGAGGCCGAGCTGCGCGCCAACGGCCTGAGCGAAGACGAAGTACAGCGCCTGGCGCCGCACAAGGTGATCCCCGGCAACCGCCCGAGCAACACCCTGGTCCTGGAACGCATCAGCCCGCGGCGCCTCGGCGCGCTGGTGGCGATGTACGAGCACAAGGTATTCGTACAGAGCGTGATCTGGGGCATCAACGCCTTCGACCAGTGGGGCGTGGAGCTCGGCAAGGAACTCGGCAAGGGTGTCTACCAACGCCTTACCGCCTGGGACGCCGCACCGGCCGAGGATGCCTCGACCCAGGGGCTGATCGACTTCTTCCGCGGCCGTCACCGCGGCTGA
- the acs gene encoding acetate--CoA ligase: MFEISLHPVKDDVRQRTHLDNDAYLRLYRQSIEQPDAFWGEQARQFLDWSKPWDQVHSSDLAKGQAEWFKGGQLNVAHNCIDRHLAERGEQIAIIWEGDNPSESAHITYNKLHSHVCRLANVLKQRGVKKGDRVCIYMPMIPEAAYAMLACTRIGAVHSVVFGGFSPDALRDRILDADCRTVITADEGVRGGKYVPLKKNVDQALQSCPAVSTVVVVERTQGEVDWVEGRDLWYHEALREVSGDCPAEPMDAEDPLFILYTSGSTGKPKGVLHSTGGYLLGAAMTHKYVFDYHEGDIYWCTADVGWVTGHSYIVYGPLANGATTLMFEGVPNYPDASRFWQVIDKHQVNIFYTAPTALRALMREGEGPVQKTSRSSLRLLGSVGEPINPEAWEWYYHVVGECRCPIVDTWWQTETGSILITPLPGATDLKPGSATRPFFGVQPVLLDDQGKEIEGAGSGVLAIKASWPSQIRSVYGDHQRMIDTYFKPYPGYYFTGDGARRDEDGYYWITGRVDDVINVSGHRIGTAEVESALVLHDAIAEAAVVGYPHDIKGQGIYAFVTPVLGAQLNDALKAELLALVSKEIGSFAKPELIQWAPGLPKTRSGKIMRRILRKIACNELDNMGDTSTLADPSVVDGLIDKRLNR, from the coding sequence ATGTTCGAAATCAGCCTTCACCCGGTCAAGGATGACGTGCGCCAGCGCACCCACCTGGATAACGACGCCTATCTGCGTCTGTACCGCCAGTCCATCGAGCAACCCGATGCCTTCTGGGGCGAACAGGCCAGGCAGTTCCTCGACTGGTCCAAGCCCTGGGACCAGGTGCACAGCAGCGACCTGGCCAAGGGCCAGGCCGAATGGTTCAAGGGTGGCCAGCTCAACGTGGCGCACAACTGCATCGATCGCCACCTGGCCGAGCGTGGCGAACAGATCGCCATCATCTGGGAAGGCGACAACCCCAGCGAATCGGCACACATCACCTACAACAAGCTGCACAGCCATGTCTGCCGCCTGGCCAATGTGCTCAAGCAGCGCGGGGTGAAGAAAGGCGACCGGGTGTGCATCTACATGCCGATGATTCCGGAAGCGGCCTACGCCATGCTCGCCTGCACACGCATCGGCGCGGTGCACTCGGTGGTGTTTGGCGGCTTCTCCCCGGACGCCCTGCGCGACCGCATCCTCGATGCCGACTGCCGCACCGTGATCACCGCCGACGAGGGCGTGCGCGGCGGCAAGTATGTCCCCTTGAAAAAGAACGTCGACCAGGCCCTGCAGAGCTGCCCGGCCGTCAGCACCGTGGTGGTGGTCGAGCGCACCCAGGGCGAGGTGGATTGGGTGGAAGGCCGCGACCTCTGGTACCACGAGGCCCTGCGTGAAGTGTCCGGCGACTGCCCGGCCGAGCCGATGGACGCCGAAGACCCGCTGTTCATCCTCTACACCTCAGGCAGTACCGGCAAACCCAAGGGCGTGCTGCACAGCACCGGCGGCTACCTGCTCGGCGCGGCAATGACCCACAAGTACGTGTTCGACTACCACGAAGGCGATATCTACTGGTGCACCGCCGACGTCGGCTGGGTCACCGGGCACAGCTACATCGTCTACGGCCCGCTGGCCAATGGCGCCACCACCCTGATGTTCGAGGGCGTGCCGAACTACCCGGACGCCTCGCGCTTCTGGCAGGTGATCGACAAGCACCAGGTCAACATTTTCTACACCGCCCCCACCGCCCTGCGCGCGCTGATGCGCGAAGGTGAAGGCCCGGTGCAGAAGACCTCGCGCAGCAGCCTGCGCCTGCTCGGCTCGGTCGGCGAGCCGATCAATCCGGAAGCCTGGGAGTGGTACTACCACGTGGTTGGCGAATGCCGCTGCCCGATCGTCGACACCTGGTGGCAGACCGAGACCGGCAGCATCCTGATCACCCCGCTGCCCGGCGCCACCGACCTCAAGCCCGGCTCAGCCACCCGCCCGTTCTTCGGTGTGCAACCGGTATTGCTGGATGACCAGGGCAAGGAAATTGAAGGTGCCGGCTCCGGCGTGCTGGCGATCAAGGCCAGTTGGCCGAGCCAGATCCGCAGCGTCTACGGCGATCACCAGCGCATGATCGACACCTACTTCAAGCCCTACCCCGGCTACTACTTCACCGGCGACGGCGCGCGCCGCGACGAGGACGGCTACTACTGGATCACCGGCCGCGTCGACGACGTGATCAACGTCTCCGGCCACCGCATCGGCACCGCCGAAGTGGAAAGCGCCCTGGTCCTGCACGACGCCATCGCCGAAGCCGCAGTGGTTGGCTACCCGCACGACATCAAGGGCCAGGGCATCTACGCCTTCGTCACCCCGGTGCTCGGCGCGCAGCTCAACGACGCGCTCAAAGCCGAGCTGCTGGCACTGGTCAGCAAGGAGATCGGCAGCTTCGCCAAGCCGGAGCTGATCCAGTGGGCGCCGGGCCTGCCGAAGACCCGCTCGGGCAAGATCATGCGGCGCATCTTGCGCAAAATTGCCTGCAACGAGCTGGACAACATGGGCGATACCTCGACCCTGGCCGACCCCAGCGTGGTCGACGGTCTGATCGACAAGCGCCTGAACCGCTGA
- a CDS encoding oxygenase MpaB family protein, with protein sequence MELIRRHIESQVLSLTGLALGQIDFEQPVGDPGLFGPDSACWKVHGDFTSMMIGGISALLLQALHPLALAGVWDHSNFRDDLLGRLRRTGQFISGTTYGSRRDADWLIDKVRTIHLQVVGTAPDGRAYAASDPQLLTWVHVAEVSCFLKAHLRYRDPLLSSAEQDRYYAEVASIAERLGAADVPHSCAEIEQYLATIRPQLLCDERSREILRILQAAPAPSAIAAPMGKLMLQAGYDLLPDWAQQQFGRAFGPLRSRLIRIAVGRVARLLRWAVRGAAVHRAHQRLGLAIRR encoded by the coding sequence TTGGAACTGATTCGCCGCCATATCGAAAGCCAGGTACTCAGCCTCACCGGCCTGGCCCTGGGCCAGATCGACTTCGAGCAACCAGTCGGTGACCCTGGCCTGTTCGGCCCCGACTCGGCGTGCTGGAAAGTCCATGGCGACTTCACCAGCATGATGATCGGTGGCATCAGCGCCCTGCTCCTGCAAGCCCTGCATCCCCTGGCCCTCGCCGGGGTGTGGGACCACTCGAATTTTCGCGATGATCTGCTCGGCCGCCTGCGCCGCACCGGCCAGTTCATCTCCGGCACCACCTACGGCAGCCGGCGCGACGCCGACTGGCTGATCGACAAGGTACGCACCATCCACCTGCAGGTGGTCGGCACCGCGCCGGATGGCCGCGCCTATGCCGCCAGCGACCCACAGCTGCTGACCTGGGTGCATGTGGCCGAAGTCTCCTGCTTTCTCAAGGCTCACCTGCGTTACCGCGACCCGTTGCTGAGCAGCGCCGAACAGGACCGCTACTACGCCGAAGTGGCCAGCATTGCCGAGCGCCTCGGTGCCGCAGACGTGCCGCACTCCTGCGCCGAGATCGAGCAGTACCTGGCCACCATCCGCCCGCAGCTGTTGTGCGATGAGCGCTCGCGGGAAATCCTGCGCATCCTGCAGGCCGCCCCGGCGCCCAGCGCGATTGCCGCGCCCATGGGCAAGTTGATGCTGCAGGCCGGTTACGACCTGCTCCCGGACTGGGCCCAACAGCAGTTCGGCCGCGCCTTCGGCCCCCTGCGCAGCCGCCTGATCCGGATAGCCGTCGGCCGCGTCGCCCGCCTGCTGCGCTGGGCCGTGCGCGGCGCCGCCGTACACCGCGCGCACCAGCGCCTGGGCCTAGCCATTCGCCGTTGA
- a CDS encoding class I SAM-dependent rRNA methyltransferase: MHSLNQALRAALAQRQDLLGELHEQGSDCYRLFHGSQEGAPGLTADRYGPQLLVQSFHQSLERDALLDLHATVQQQLGHDLKLVYNDRSQGNSRIDRSDPVYQAEPAALEDQIGHEWGLNYRVRGRHPGQDPLLFLDLRNARGWVKAHSAGKSVLNLFAYTCGVGLCAAAGGASEVVNLDFAEGNLAVGRENGLLNPQLPPMQFIQSDYFPAIRQLAGLPISARRGHKLPHYPRLAQRQFDLVLLDPPAWAKSAFGTVDLQRDYQSLLKPAILATAADGTLICCNNLARVAMDDWREQVLRCAEKLGRPVRDWQVLPPAADFPSHDGQPPLKTLILHF; encoded by the coding sequence ATGCACTCTCTCAATCAGGCGCTGCGCGCCGCTCTCGCCCAGCGCCAGGACCTGCTCGGTGAACTGCATGAGCAGGGCAGCGACTGCTATCGCCTGTTCCATGGCAGCCAGGAAGGCGCCCCCGGCCTCACCGCCGACCGCTACGGCCCGCAGCTGCTGGTGCAGAGCTTCCACCAGAGCCTCGAACGCGACGCCCTGCTCGACCTGCATGCGACCGTCCAGCAGCAACTCGGCCACGACCTGAAACTGGTCTACAACGACCGCTCGCAAGGCAATTCGCGCATCGACCGCAGCGACCCGGTATACCAGGCCGAACCGGCCGCCCTAGAAGACCAGATCGGCCATGAGTGGGGCCTCAACTACCGGGTGCGCGGCCGTCATCCGGGGCAGGACCCGCTGCTGTTCCTCGACCTGCGCAACGCCCGCGGCTGGGTCAAGGCGCACAGCGCCGGCAAGTCGGTACTCAACCTGTTTGCCTACACCTGCGGCGTCGGCCTGTGTGCCGCGGCCGGTGGTGCGAGCGAAGTGGTCAACCTGGATTTTGCCGAAGGCAACCTGGCGGTCGGCCGCGAGAACGGCCTGCTCAACCCGCAGCTACCACCCATGCAGTTCATCCAGTCCGACTACTTCCCGGCCATCCGCCAGCTGGCCGGCCTGCCGATCAGTGCGCGGCGCGGGCACAAGCTGCCGCATTACCCGCGCCTGGCGCAGCGCCAATTCGACCTGGTGCTGCTCGACCCGCCGGCCTGGGCCAAGAGCGCCTTCGGCACCGTCGACCTGCAGCGTGACTACCAGAGCCTGCTCAAGCCGGCGATCCTCGCCACCGCAGCCGATGGCACGCTGATCTGCTGCAACAACCTGGCGCGGGTGGCCATGGACGACTGGCGCGAGCAAGTGCTGCGCTGCGCGGAGAAGCTCGGTCGACCGGTGCGCGACTGGCAGGTGCTGCCGCCGGCGGCGGACTTCCCCTCGCACGATGGCCAGCCACCACTGAAGACCCTGATCCTGCACTTCTGA
- a CDS encoding HAD family hydrolase, with translation MSVGRLRSSQHWVFDMDGTLTIAVHDFEAIKRALEIPVSDDILHHLAALPANEAAAKHAWLLEHERELALAAQPAPGAVALVRELQQRDCRLGILTRNAHELALLTLQAIGLGDCFASSDVVGRDEAPPKPHPGGLLQLAGHWQVAPQQLVMVGDYRFDLDCARAAGACGVLVNLAENPWPELADHFAVDCHALLSYLQ, from the coding sequence ATGAGCGTCGGTAGGCTGCGCAGTAGCCAGCACTGGGTGTTCGACATGGACGGCACCCTGACCATCGCCGTGCACGACTTCGAGGCAATCAAACGTGCCCTGGAGATCCCCGTCAGCGACGACATCCTCCATCACCTGGCCGCCCTGCCTGCGAATGAGGCAGCGGCCAAGCATGCCTGGCTGCTCGAACACGAACGCGAGCTGGCCCTGGCCGCGCAGCCGGCGCCGGGAGCGGTGGCGCTGGTGCGCGAGCTGCAGCAGCGCGATTGCCGCCTCGGCATCCTCACCCGCAACGCCCACGAGCTGGCGCTGCTGACCCTGCAGGCGATCGGCCTCGGTGATTGTTTCGCCAGCAGCGACGTGGTTGGTCGCGACGAAGCCCCGCCCAAGCCGCATCCCGGCGGTCTGCTGCAGCTGGCCGGGCACTGGCAGGTGGCGCCGCAGCAACTGGTGATGGTCGGCGACTACCGCTTCGATCTGGACTGCGCCCGCGCCGCCGGGGCCTGCGGTGTGCTGGTCAACCTGGCCGAAAACCCCTGGCCGGAACTGGCCGACCATTTCGCCGTGGACTGCCACGCCCTGCTCAGCTACCTGCAGTAG